From the genome of Malus domestica chromosome 04, GDT2T_hap1, one region includes:
- the LOC103433341 gene encoding adenylate kinase 1, chloroplastic-like, producing the protein MAALTRLSKPSFSSVYRISRCLYSGAAPETTSHGASPYSPRLGPTSNLAVKDPKDRSVQWVFLGSPGVGKGTYASRLSNLLGVPHIATGDLVREELASSGPLSQELSEIVNRGKLVSDEIIINLLSKRLEAGGAKGELGFILDGFPRTIRQAEILEGVTEVDLVLNLKLREDVLLEKCLGRRTCSQCGGNFNVASINVTGSNGHPAISMAPLLPPAHCMSKLVTRADDTEEVIKHRIHVYNEKSRPVEEFYRSRGKLLEFDLPGGIPESWPKLLEVLNLDDYKEKQSAAA; encoded by the exons ATGGCGGCCCTAACCCGCCTATCAAAACCCTCCTTCTCCTCCGTCTACCGCATAAGCCGGTGCCTGTACTCAGGCGCCGCCCCTGAGACCACCTCTCACGGCGCCTCGCCTTACAGCCCGCGCTTGGGGCCCACGTCCAATCTCGCCGTCAAGGATCCCAAGGACCGCAGCGTGCAGTGGGTCTTCCTGGGCTCGCCGGGCGTCGGAAAAGGCACATACGCCAGCCGGCTCTCGAATCTCCTCGGCGTTCCTCACATCGCCACCGGAGATCTCGTCCGCGAAGAGCTCGCTTCATCCGGCCCCCTCTCTCAAGAG TTATCAGAGATCGTGAACCGGGGGAAGTTGGTGTCTGATGAGATCATAATAAACTTGTTGTCGAAGAGATTGGAGGCTGGGGGAGCTAAAGGGGAACTGGGTTTTATTCTCGATGGTTTTCCTCGAACGATTAGACAAGCT gaaatattggaaGGGGTGACGGAGGTTGACTTGGTGCTCAATCTGAAGCTCCGGGAAGATGTGCTGCTCGAGAAATGCCTTGGGAGGAGAACTTGTAGTCAGTGCGGTGGAAATTTTAATGTGGCATCCATTAATGTCACGGGTTCAAATGGTCATCCTGCAATTAGCATGGCTCCGCTTCTTCCCCCTGCACATTGTATGTCAAAGCTTGTTACTCGAGCAGATGACACTGAAGAAGTGATTAAACATCGGATTCACGTGTACAATGAGAAG AGTCGGCCTGTAGAGGAGTTTTACCGTAGTCGGGGGAAACTGTTGGAGTTTGATTTGCCAGGAGGTATCCCGGAGTCTTGGCCCAAGTTGCTTGAAGTTCTTAATCTTGATGATTACAAGGAGAAGCAGTCTGCTGCTGCATAA
- the LOC114824382 gene encoding two-component response regulator-like APRR7 isoform X2, with amino-acid sequence MNVNSDEDRQLSELNHRSWEGEGERGNNGVEDEERRLVEEDESKSNGRAGDVKGRLGGAVQTQTVTQQPQGSTVCWERFLHVRSLKVLLVEYDDSTRHVVTALLRNCSYEVIPVANGVQAWKILEDLTNHVDLVLTEVVMPCVSGVSLLSKIMSHKTRKNVPVIMMSSHDSMGLVFKCLSKGAVDFLVKPIRKNELKNLWQHIWRRCHSSSGSGTGSESGNQTQRSIRSKSVEKSENNSGSKDEEDTDLNVGDGSDNGSGTQSSWTKRAVEVDSPRHAYSWPHPDSTCAQVVHSNAESLGNKLVPAAATRECQQQKEQNDNFAMGKDLETGLTNIEELQHGQCNDFSTKLAGARQNNLLETGSSKLDEKIDKGKLNLKRESPSSMLKYDGATITDVNNKAHSNVHEISSVELSLKRLRGVKGTETTVQDDRNVLRRSDSSAFSRYNTASNANKGPSGHVGSNSPHDNSGEVTKKEFFRGIRSHSRDNPPNQCLKGGSNINDMGSTTNNALPKSQVANKSEAASTVQLLHPSSAFHPVKDLKSATEHVIKDNSSNVETTVRVQSRDTQKQHQIQNRHHDYDQHRVHHHVVHNMQEPQLRDNNDLSLKKLAAAAPHCGSSNALTGPVEGNPGNYSINGSGSGSNHGSNGQNGGSGGHNVGGTKLESDYGVAGKSGSGDGSGNQSGNRVDENMFKQREAALTKFRQKRKERCFRKKVRYQNRKKLADQRPRIRGQFVRHTMSENTSRTTDS; translated from the exons ATGAATGTTAATAGTGACGAGGACAGACAACTGTCGGAACTAAACCACCGCTCATGGGAGGGCGAGGGGGAGAGGGGTAACAATGGAGTGGAGGATGAGGAAAGGAGGTTAGTCGAGGAAGATGAGTCGAAAAGTAATGGAAGAGCTGGAGATGTAAAAGGCCGGCTAGGTGGGGCTGTTCAAACCCAGACTGTTACTCAACAGCCTCAAGGGTCGACGGTTTGCTGGGAGAGGTTTCTACATGTAAGATCTCTTAAAGTTTTGCTGGTGGAATATGATGATTCTACTCGCCATGTTGTCACCGCACTGCTTCGCAATTGCAGTTATGAAG TGATTCCAGTAGCAAATGGAGTGCAAGCATGGAAGATTCTTGAAGATTTGACTAATCATGTTGATCTAGTCTTAACTGAGGTAGTCATGCCGTGTGTATCAGGCGTTAGCCTTTTAAGCAAGATTATGAGCCATAAGACACGGAAAAATGTTCCTGTGATCA TGATGTCATCTCATGATTCAATGGGCCTCGTCTTTAAGTGTTTGTCAAAGGGTGCTGTTGACTTTTTAGTGAAGCCTATTCGAAAGAATGAGCTTAAGAACCTCTGGCAGCACATTTGGAGGAGATGCCATAGT TCTAGTGGTAgtggaacgggaagtgaaaGTGGCAATCAAACCCAAAGGTCTATAAGATCAAAAAGTGTTGAAAAGTCTGAGAACAATAGCGGAAGCAAGGATGAGGAAGATACTGATTTGAATGTTGGAGATGGTAGTGACAATGGGAGTGGCACTCAG AGTTCTTGGACAAAAAGAGCTGTAGAAGTTGACAGTCCGCGACATGCGTATTCATGGCCCCATCCTGATAGTACTTGTGCCCAAGTAGTTCACTCAAATGCTGAATCACTTGGTAACAAATTGGTTCCTGCAGCTGCGACAAGGGAGTGCCAGCAACAGAAGGAACAAAATG ACAACTTTGCAATGGGAAAAGATCTGGAGACAGGCCTGACCAATATTGAAGAATTACAGCATGGGCAGTGTAATGATTTTTCAACAAAACTAGCAGGAGCAAGACAGAATAATCTGCTTGAGACAGGTTCCAGTAAACTTGACGAGAAAATTGATAAGGGAAAGCTGAACTTGAAACGTGAGAGTCCTTCCAGCATGCTGAAGTATGATGGTGCTACAATAACAG ACGTTAACAATAAGGCGCATAGTAATGTTCATGAAATTTCATCCGTGGAGCTCAGTTTGAAAAGGCTTAGAGGAGTTAAAGGCACTGAGACAACAGTACAAGATGACCGCAATGTCTTGAGACGGTCAGACTCTTCAGCCTTTTCAAG GTATAACACAGCCTCAAATGCTAACAAGGGTCCTTCTGGGCATGTTGGAAGCAACTCTCCACATGATAATAGTGGAGAAGTTACGAAAAAGGAATTCTTTCGCGGCATTCGATCTCATTCAAGAGATAACCCTCCCAATCAATGCTTGAAAGGAGGCAGCAATATCAATGATATGGGATCCACTACTAATAATGCCCTTCCGAAATCTCAAGTTGCAAACAAGTCAGAAGCAGCATCCACGGTCCAACTTTTGCATCCATCATCTGCTTTCCATCCTGTGAAGGACCTTAAGAGTGCTACCGAACATGTTATAAAAGATAATTCTAGCAATGTGGAAACAACAGTACGGGTTCAATCAAGAGACACCCAGAAGCAACACCAAATCCAGAACCGCCATCATGATTATGATCAGCATCGGGTCCATCACCATGTTGTCCACAATATGCAAGAGCCACAGCTGCGTGACAATAATGATTTATCTTTGAAGAAATTGGCTGCAGCTGCCCCACATTGTGGATCATCGAATGCCCTAACTGGGCCTGTTGAAGGTAACCCTGGAAATTATAGCATCAATGGGAGTGGTTCAGGTAGTAACCATGGGAGCAATGGGCAAAACGGAGGCAGCGGTGGACATAATGTTGGAGGTACAAAGCTAGAAAGTGATTATGGAGTTGCTGGGAAAAGTGGAAGTGGTGACGGTAGCGGAAACCAGAGTGGAAATAGAGTAGATGAAAACATGTTCAAGCAGAGAGAAGCTGCCTTGACCAAGTTCcgtcagaaaagaaaagagagatgcTTCCGAAAAAAG GTTCGGTATCAAAACAGAAAGAAACTGGCAGATCAACGACCTCGAATTCGAGGACAGTTTGTGCGGCATACAATGAGCGAGAACACGAGCAGGACAACAGATAGCTAA
- the LOC114824382 gene encoding two-component response regulator-like APRR7 isoform X1 — protein sequence MNVNSDEDRQLSELNHRSWEGEGERGNNGVEDEERRLVEEDESKSNGRAGDVKGRLGGAVQTQTVTQQPQGSTVCWERFLHVRSLKVLLVEYDDSTRHVVTALLRNCSYEVIPVANGVQAWKILEDLTNHVDLVLTEVVMPCVSGVSLLSKIMSHKTRKNVPVIMMSSHDSMGLVFKCLSKGAVDFLVKPIRKNELKNLWQHIWRRCHSSSGSGTGSESGNQTQRSIRSKSVEKSENNSGSKDEEDTDLNVGDGSDNGSGTQSSWTKRAVEVDSPRHAYSWPHPDSTCAQVVHSNAESLGNKLVPAAATRECQQQKEQNDNFAMGKDLETGLTNIEELQHGQCNDFSTKLAGARQNNLLETGSSKLDEKIDKGKLNLKRESPSSMLKYDGATITGVVTNPTDSQMDNTQFEASNRHYYALDVNNKAHSNVHEISSVELSLKRLRGVKGTETTVQDDRNVLRRSDSSAFSRYNTASNANKGPSGHVGSNSPHDNSGEVTKKEFFRGIRSHSRDNPPNQCLKGGSNINDMGSTTNNALPKSQVANKSEAASTVQLLHPSSAFHPVKDLKSATEHVIKDNSSNVETTVRVQSRDTQKQHQIQNRHHDYDQHRVHHHVVHNMQEPQLRDNNDLSLKKLAAAAPHCGSSNALTGPVEGNPGNYSINGSGSGSNHGSNGQNGGSGGHNVGGTKLESDYGVAGKSGSGDGSGNQSGNRVDENMFKQREAALTKFRQKRKERCFRKKVRYQNRKKLADQRPRIRGQFVRHTMSENTSRTTDS from the exons ATGAATGTTAATAGTGACGAGGACAGACAACTGTCGGAACTAAACCACCGCTCATGGGAGGGCGAGGGGGAGAGGGGTAACAATGGAGTGGAGGATGAGGAAAGGAGGTTAGTCGAGGAAGATGAGTCGAAAAGTAATGGAAGAGCTGGAGATGTAAAAGGCCGGCTAGGTGGGGCTGTTCAAACCCAGACTGTTACTCAACAGCCTCAAGGGTCGACGGTTTGCTGGGAGAGGTTTCTACATGTAAGATCTCTTAAAGTTTTGCTGGTGGAATATGATGATTCTACTCGCCATGTTGTCACCGCACTGCTTCGCAATTGCAGTTATGAAG TGATTCCAGTAGCAAATGGAGTGCAAGCATGGAAGATTCTTGAAGATTTGACTAATCATGTTGATCTAGTCTTAACTGAGGTAGTCATGCCGTGTGTATCAGGCGTTAGCCTTTTAAGCAAGATTATGAGCCATAAGACACGGAAAAATGTTCCTGTGATCA TGATGTCATCTCATGATTCAATGGGCCTCGTCTTTAAGTGTTTGTCAAAGGGTGCTGTTGACTTTTTAGTGAAGCCTATTCGAAAGAATGAGCTTAAGAACCTCTGGCAGCACATTTGGAGGAGATGCCATAGT TCTAGTGGTAgtggaacgggaagtgaaaGTGGCAATCAAACCCAAAGGTCTATAAGATCAAAAAGTGTTGAAAAGTCTGAGAACAATAGCGGAAGCAAGGATGAGGAAGATACTGATTTGAATGTTGGAGATGGTAGTGACAATGGGAGTGGCACTCAG AGTTCTTGGACAAAAAGAGCTGTAGAAGTTGACAGTCCGCGACATGCGTATTCATGGCCCCATCCTGATAGTACTTGTGCCCAAGTAGTTCACTCAAATGCTGAATCACTTGGTAACAAATTGGTTCCTGCAGCTGCGACAAGGGAGTGCCAGCAACAGAAGGAACAAAATG ACAACTTTGCAATGGGAAAAGATCTGGAGACAGGCCTGACCAATATTGAAGAATTACAGCATGGGCAGTGTAATGATTTTTCAACAAAACTAGCAGGAGCAAGACAGAATAATCTGCTTGAGACAGGTTCCAGTAAACTTGACGAGAAAATTGATAAGGGAAAGCTGAACTTGAAACGTGAGAGTCCTTCCAGCATGCTGAAGTATGATGGTGCTACAATAACAGGTGTTGTAACTAATCCCACTGATTCCCAGATGGACAACACACAATTTGAAGCTTCTAACAGACATTATTACGCCTTAGACGTTAACAATAAGGCGCATAGTAATGTTCATGAAATTTCATCCGTGGAGCTCAGTTTGAAAAGGCTTAGAGGAGTTAAAGGCACTGAGACAACAGTACAAGATGACCGCAATGTCTTGAGACGGTCAGACTCTTCAGCCTTTTCAAG GTATAACACAGCCTCAAATGCTAACAAGGGTCCTTCTGGGCATGTTGGAAGCAACTCTCCACATGATAATAGTGGAGAAGTTACGAAAAAGGAATTCTTTCGCGGCATTCGATCTCATTCAAGAGATAACCCTCCCAATCAATGCTTGAAAGGAGGCAGCAATATCAATGATATGGGATCCACTACTAATAATGCCCTTCCGAAATCTCAAGTTGCAAACAAGTCAGAAGCAGCATCCACGGTCCAACTTTTGCATCCATCATCTGCTTTCCATCCTGTGAAGGACCTTAAGAGTGCTACCGAACATGTTATAAAAGATAATTCTAGCAATGTGGAAACAACAGTACGGGTTCAATCAAGAGACACCCAGAAGCAACACCAAATCCAGAACCGCCATCATGATTATGATCAGCATCGGGTCCATCACCATGTTGTCCACAATATGCAAGAGCCACAGCTGCGTGACAATAATGATTTATCTTTGAAGAAATTGGCTGCAGCTGCCCCACATTGTGGATCATCGAATGCCCTAACTGGGCCTGTTGAAGGTAACCCTGGAAATTATAGCATCAATGGGAGTGGTTCAGGTAGTAACCATGGGAGCAATGGGCAAAACGGAGGCAGCGGTGGACATAATGTTGGAGGTACAAAGCTAGAAAGTGATTATGGAGTTGCTGGGAAAAGTGGAAGTGGTGACGGTAGCGGAAACCAGAGTGGAAATAGAGTAGATGAAAACATGTTCAAGCAGAGAGAAGCTGCCTTGACCAAGTTCcgtcagaaaagaaaagagagatgcTTCCGAAAAAAG GTTCGGTATCAAAACAGAAAGAAACTGGCAGATCAACGACCTCGAATTCGAGGACAGTTTGTGCGGCATACAATGAGCGAGAACACGAGCAGGACAACAGATAGCTAA